From one Lycorma delicatula isolate Av1 chromosome 2, ASM4794821v1, whole genome shotgun sequence genomic stretch:
- the LOC142320287 gene encoding lysosome-associated membrane glycoprotein 5, whose amino-acid sequence MDRLVQQTTCILTIATILLGLLDTRLGVSGQNDSAAENGAALENSRTQDNSVTEIAPAVSVSLNAEDLKVTTRKAEKKEPNTKTTTTESSPDSAPLYKLKNEEDGMICILIRMDAILNYTYTSKLGERQEKDQYVPDSPAISGECNDDDSKITLTWQKDFRLTFNFRKTPGGERWFVESVELKVDSSNRFFEHFKDKGKEFVLSSKYKQRTLLFPTPVGQAYTCHKELKLILSNPSTDLTARLYFLEFKIEPFIFKNDDFGQEYKCSNLGAGPYRSETAPLIVGSTLAFMCLATVTGYGIFRYFKIKKVQYDTME is encoded by the exons ATGGATCGTCTAGTTCAGCAGACGACATGCATTCTTACCATCGCAACAA TTCTACTTGGCCTGCTAGACACAAGATTAGGTGTCAGTGGTCAGAACGATAGTGCAGCGGAAAATGGAGCAGCATTAGAAAATTCTCGTACACAAGATAATTCAGTCACTGAAATAGCACCTGCA gttagtGTGTCATTGAATGCAGAAGATCTAAAAGTAACAACAAGGAAAGCAGAAAAAAAGGAACCAAATACAAAAACAA ctacaacAGAATCTTCTCCTGATAGTGCtcctctttataaattaaaaaatgaagaagatgGTATGATTTGTATATTGATACGAATGGATgctatattaaattacacatacacttcAAAGTTAGGTGAACGACAg gaaaaagatCAGTATGTGCCAGATTCACCAGCAATATCTGGTGAATGTAATGATGATGACAGTAAGATAACTCTGACCTGGCAAAAAGATTTCCGTCTTACATTTAACTTTCGTAAG aCACCAGGAGGTGAGAGATGGTTTGTGGAATCTGTAGAATTAAAAGTGGATTCTTCTAATCGTTTCTTTGAGCACTTTAAAGATAAAG gTAAAGAGTTTGTCTTATCATCAAAGTACAAGCAAAGGACTTTATTATTTCCAACACCAGTTGGACAGGCATATACATGCCACAAAGAATTAAAACTGATTCTATCTAATCCATCAACTGATTTAACAGCAAGGTTATACTTCCTAGAATTTAAAATTGAgccttttatctttaaaaatgatgattttggACAAG agtaTAAGTGTTCTAATCTGGGGGCTGGTCCATACCGTAGTGAGACGGCACCACTTATTGTCGGAAGCACTCTTGCCTTCATGTGTTTAGCAACAGTTACAGGTTATGGTATTTTCCggtattttaagattaaaaaagttcAGTATGATACAATGGAGTAA